Proteins encoded by one window of Bacillus sp. DTU_2020_1000418_1_SI_GHA_SEK_038:
- a CDS encoding ABC transporter substrate-binding protein, which produces MKRTPLVHLLIIIIVIMLAGCNTGKNEASNGDQKKELEDISIMLDWYPNAVHSAIYVAKEKGYFEDEGLNVKIEMPADTNDPLKLAATGKVDLAISYQSQLLVSRAEGIPVVSIAAFVRHSLDAIMYKTESGIQSPKDLEGKNVGYPSASVSEAVVASMVENDGGDMNKVKMTDVGWDLMASLATDNVDALIGAYINHEQVLLQKEGYNINVLRLPDFGVPDNYELIIVTGEKTLEKKKASFEKFWRAVTKGHEDVKQNPDAGLKVLLDHENDSFPLDAEVEKKSLEVLLPLMDDENAPFGYQDEAVWQEVADWLYESKVINEQVDPKTAFENIVSE; this is translated from the coding sequence ATGAAAAGAACACCCTTAGTTCACCTATTAATCATAATAATCGTCATCATGCTTGCAGGATGTAACACAGGAAAAAATGAAGCTAGTAATGGAGATCAAAAGAAAGAACTTGAAGATATTAGTATTATGCTTGACTGGTATCCTAATGCCGTCCATTCAGCCATTTATGTCGCTAAAGAAAAGGGATATTTTGAAGATGAGGGTCTAAATGTGAAAATAGAAATGCCTGCTGACACGAATGATCCGTTAAAGCTTGCAGCCACAGGAAAGGTTGATTTAGCGATAAGTTATCAAAGTCAGCTGCTAGTTTCCAGAGCAGAGGGTATCCCTGTCGTCTCAATTGCTGCATTTGTTAGACATTCCCTTGATGCAATTATGTATAAGACTGAAAGCGGTATTCAATCACCAAAAGATTTAGAAGGGAAAAATGTTGGCTACCCATCAGCATCAGTAAGTGAAGCAGTTGTTGCATCAATGGTGGAAAACGATGGCGGGGATATGAATAAGGTTAAAATGACAGATGTTGGCTGGGATTTAATGGCTTCCTTAGCGACAGATAATGTCGATGCCCTAATTGGAGCCTACATCAATCATGAGCAGGTCCTTTTACAAAAAGAAGGCTATAACATTAATGTTCTTCGTTTGCCAGATTTCGGGGTTCCTGATAATTATGAACTTATTATCGTTACTGGGGAAAAGACTTTAGAAAAGAAGAAAGCTTCCTTTGAAAAGTTTTGGCGTGCAGTTACGAAAGGCCATGAAGACGTAAAGCAAAACCCTGATGCAGGGCTCAAAGTTTTACTTGATCATGAAAATGATAGCTTTCCTTTAGATGCAGAGGTAGAAAAGAAGAGTTTAGAAGTCCTTTTGCCATTAATGGATGATGAAAATGCACCATTCGGTTACCAGGATGAAGCAGTTTGGCAGGAAGTGGCAGATTGGCTTTACGAGTCAAAGGTAATTAATGAGCAAGTCGACCCAAAAACAGCCTTTGAAAATATCGTATCTGAATAA
- a CDS encoding ABC transporter substrate-binding protein, with amino-acid sequence MKKSLTIIFTVILSLALALTGCGQKDEGQTTGKESDAGKGPEKASVNIGMLKLTSSAPLFIALEKGYFEEENIDAKATWFEAAQPIAVATAGGSVDVGATGITASLYNMVSGGQKLWIVADKGREQKSYSSSALLVPNDSDVSKIEDLKGKKIGITQTGSTFHYMAGRVLENHGLGIADVQLVPLNSIKGLMEALNSKQVDAVILNEPNISTVEAEGYGKVISQIGEEIDYQTSGIFFSPAFADNKDAAVRFFKAYIKASRYYYDAVLVKKDGETVPGENYEEVINIIAKYTDQDPELIKKGLPYMDRDGKLLESDIQTQIDWYAKEKLIDKAIDSKEIVNTELLEEALKVLGE; translated from the coding sequence TTGAAAAAATCTTTAACCATTATTTTTACAGTGATTCTATCATTGGCTCTAGCACTTACGGGTTGCGGACAAAAAGATGAAGGTCAAACAACAGGGAAAGAATCTGATGCTGGAAAAGGCCCGGAAAAGGCCTCTGTCAACATTGGAATGCTTAAATTAACGAGCTCAGCACCATTATTTATCGCATTAGAAAAAGGATATTTCGAGGAAGAAAATATAGATGCAAAAGCTACTTGGTTTGAGGCAGCACAGCCTATTGCTGTTGCAACAGCAGGTGGCAGTGTAGATGTTGGTGCTACTGGAATTACTGCTAGTCTGTACAATATGGTCAGCGGCGGACAGAAATTATGGATTGTTGCTGACAAGGGCAGAGAGCAGAAAAGCTACTCTTCATCTGCCTTGCTTGTGCCAAATGACTCAGATGTATCCAAAATTGAAGACTTAAAAGGAAAGAAAATCGGGATTACTCAAACTGGTTCTACCTTCCATTATATGGCGGGCAGAGTATTAGAAAATCATGGCTTAGGCATTGCTGACGTTCAATTAGTACCACTTAATAGTATTAAAGGGCTAATGGAAGCTTTAAATAGCAAGCAGGTGGATGCTGTTATTTTAAATGAGCCTAATATTTCAACCGTTGAGGCTGAAGGTTATGGAAAAGTCATTTCACAAATTGGCGAAGAAATCGACTATCAAACTTCAGGAATTTTCTTCTCGCCTGCATTTGCAGATAATAAAGATGCGGCAGTAAGATTCTTTAAGGCGTATATTAAGGCATCCCGTTACTACTATGATGCTGTCTTAGTGAAAAAAGATGGAGAAACAGTGCCAGGGGAAAACTACGAGGAAGTTATAAATATCATTGCCAAGTATACGGACCAAGATCCAGAGCTTATCAAAAAAGGCCTGCCTTATATGGATCGTGATGGAAAATTACTTGAGTCTGACATTCAGACACAAATTGATTGGTATGCAAAAGAGAAACTGATTGATAAGGCAATTGATAGTAAAGAGATTGTCAATACAGAGTTGTTAGAGGAAGCATTAAAAGTACTAGGGGAATAA
- the thiE gene encoding thiamine phosphate synthase: MKTDYTLYFVTEESAPVEELLHTVESAVKGGVTIVQLREKQSSGKHFFEKALKLKSLLDQYEVPLIINDRIDIALAVNAAGIHIGQSDLPLSAARNIVPDSMIVGVSVSTIEEAEEAERNGANYIGVGAVFPTSSKDDAKLLPKGMLEAIIEKVSIPVVAIGGIKIDNLLKLPVNNISGYAIVSGIMKAENPYSAAKDFRREISLVN, encoded by the coding sequence ATGAAAACAGATTATACATTATATTTCGTTACAGAAGAGTCAGCTCCTGTTGAAGAGCTTCTCCATACCGTTGAAAGTGCCGTGAAAGGAGGAGTGACGATTGTTCAGCTCCGTGAAAAACAAAGCAGCGGCAAACATTTTTTCGAAAAAGCACTTAAGTTAAAAAGTTTGCTAGATCAATATGAAGTTCCACTAATAATTAATGATCGGATTGATATTGCACTTGCGGTAAATGCTGCTGGTATACATATTGGCCAAAGCGATCTGCCTTTGTCTGCCGCTAGAAACATAGTCCCCGACTCTATGATTGTCGGAGTCTCTGTTTCAACGATTGAGGAGGCTGAAGAAGCCGAGAGGAATGGGGCAAATTATATAGGAGTCGGTGCTGTTTTCCCAACAAGTTCGAAAGACGATGCCAAACTGCTTCCCAAAGGCATGCTTGAAGCAATAATTGAAAAAGTTTCCATTCCCGTTGTTGCAATCGGCGGGATTAAGATTGATAATTTGTTGAAACTCCCAGTAAATAACATTTCTGGGTACGCAATCGTTTCGGGGATTATGAAAGCTGAAAATCCCTATTCCGCAGCTAAAGACTTTAGAAGAGAAATTAGTCTAGTAAATTAG
- the thiW gene encoding energy coupling factor transporter S component ThiW: MQKTKKLTLTAIIAAITTVSSSFIYIPVGFAKIFPIQHFANVLSAVLLGPWYAVIQAFISSSLRNMLGTGSLFAYPGSMIGAFLAAILYRKTKNLGFAATGEVIGTGILGAMATYPIAVLLLGKEATLFGLIPAFTMSSFTGAIMGFALLKILIKNKAIGGMLHENSTYNRGL; encoded by the coding sequence ATGCAAAAAACGAAAAAGCTAACATTAACTGCCATCATCGCAGCGATCACAACTGTTTCAAGCAGTTTCATTTATATTCCAGTTGGTTTTGCGAAAATTTTTCCGATTCAGCATTTTGCTAATGTCCTTTCAGCCGTTTTACTTGGGCCTTGGTATGCAGTGATTCAAGCATTTATCTCTTCATCGCTAAGAAATATGCTAGGTACCGGGAGTTTATTTGCCTATCCAGGCAGTATGATTGGTGCATTTCTAGCTGCTATTCTTTATCGAAAAACAAAGAATTTGGGATTCGCCGCAACCGGTGAGGTTATTGGGACAGGTATTCTTGGTGCTATGGCAACTTACCCTATTGCGGTGCTGCTGTTAGGGAAGGAAGCCACATTATTTGGATTAATTCCAGCCTTTACGATGAGCTCTTTTACAGGTGCGATCATGGGCTTTGCTCTCCTAAAAATATTAATTAAAAACAAAGCGATCGGGGGGATGCTTCATGAAAACAGCACTTACAATCGCGGGCTCTGA
- the tenA gene encoding thiaminase II, with protein sequence METVKTKKFSERLFENVQPIWEKNHNHPFVQELGKGILDEKKFIHYMKQDYVYLIDYSKLFAVGVMKAQDLDTMGKFAKILHETLHFEMELHRQFAAEFGISREELEATKPTPVNLAYTRYMLHVAQNGSLSEVVSCLLPCAWDYWEIGKLLRKQYGDKLSSNRYAKWIETYDSETFGNGAKWLIELMDELAEGKPERELAVLEEHFQMTSKYEYLFWDMNYYKQDWPI encoded by the coding sequence ATGGAAACGGTTAAAACAAAAAAGTTTTCTGAAAGATTATTTGAAAATGTACAGCCAATTTGGGAGAAAAACCACAATCATCCTTTTGTCCAAGAGCTGGGAAAGGGCATTTTAGATGAAAAGAAGTTTATTCATTATATGAAGCAAGACTATGTGTATTTAATTGATTATTCGAAACTGTTTGCAGTAGGTGTGATGAAGGCGCAGGATCTCGACACAATGGGGAAGTTTGCCAAAATCCTGCATGAAACCTTGCATTTTGAAATGGAATTGCATAGGCAATTTGCAGCAGAATTTGGTATTTCTCGTGAAGAATTGGAGGCAACTAAACCTACACCTGTCAATTTGGCGTATACGAGGTATATGTTACATGTCGCTCAAAATGGCAGTTTATCCGAAGTGGTTTCCTGTTTGCTTCCTTGTGCATGGGATTATTGGGAGATTGGAAAGTTATTAAGAAAACAATACGGTGACAAGTTATCCTCCAACCGATATGCGAAATGGATTGAAACTTATGATTCTGAAACATTTGGCAATGGTGCAAAATGGTTGATTGAACTAATGGATGAACTGGCAGAAGGGAAGCCAGAGCGGGAACTCGCTGTCCTAGAAGAGCATTTCCAAATGACTTCGAAATACGAGTATTTATTTTGGGATATGAACTATTACAAACAGGACTGGCCAATTTAA
- a CDS encoding branched-chain amino acid aminotransferase — translation MKDHQIEINLAATRKEKPAFDKLEFGRTFTDHMFIMDYTEGKGWHDPRIVPYQPITLDPAATIFHYGQTVFEGLKAYLTKDEKVFLFRPNKNFERLNRSSARLCMPELDEELALEALKELIRVDRDWIPNLEGTSLYIRPFIISTEVHLGVSASLSYQFIIILSPVGAYYKEGINPVKIAVETEFVRAVKGGTGDAKTAGNYAGSLKAQEISGKEGYSQVLWLDGKEQKYIEEVGSMNVFFKINGEIITPELNGSILQGVTRDSIIQLLKHWNLPIVERKISMDEVYQASLDGKLEEAFGTGTAAVISPIGEFSWKNEKLIVNNGETGPLAKKLYETLTGIQNGTLEDPFGWSVEV, via the coding sequence ATGAAAGACCATCAAATTGAAATTAACTTAGCGGCAACTAGAAAAGAAAAGCCAGCGTTTGACAAGCTTGAATTCGGAAGAACCTTCACAGATCATATGTTTATTATGGACTATACGGAAGGGAAAGGCTGGCATGATCCAAGGATTGTTCCATATCAACCTATTACTTTAGACCCTGCAGCCACAATTTTTCATTATGGACAGACTGTATTTGAAGGGTTAAAAGCCTATTTAACGAAGGATGAAAAAGTTTTTTTATTTAGGCCGAATAAAAATTTTGAACGGTTAAATCGATCAAGCGCTCGCTTGTGCATGCCTGAACTGGATGAAGAGCTTGCATTAGAAGCATTAAAAGAGCTAATTAGAGTAGACAGAGACTGGATCCCTAATCTTGAAGGAACATCTTTATATATTCGTCCGTTCATTATTTCTACTGAAGTGCATTTAGGCGTATCAGCCTCTTTAAGCTATCAATTTATTATTATTCTTTCTCCAGTGGGAGCTTATTATAAAGAAGGAATTAACCCAGTAAAAATTGCAGTAGAAACCGAATTTGTACGTGCAGTTAAAGGCGGCACTGGTGATGCAAAAACGGCAGGAAATTATGCAGGCAGCTTGAAAGCACAAGAGATTTCAGGCAAAGAAGGCTATTCCCAAGTATTATGGCTCGATGGAAAAGAACAGAAGTACATTGAAGAGGTTGGCAGTATGAATGTCTTCTTTAAGATTAATGGCGAAATTATTACCCCTGAATTGAATGGCAGTATTTTACAAGGGGTTACTCGTGATTCCATTATTCAACTTTTGAAGCATTGGAACTTACCTATTGTTGAACGTAAGATTTCTATGGATGAAGTCTATCAAGCAAGCTTAGACGGAAAATTAGAGGAAGCATTTGGCACGGGAACAGCTGCTGTTATTTCACCAATTGGCGAATTTTCTTGGAAAAATGAAAAACTAATTGTAAACAATGGCGAAACTGGTCCATTAGCGAAAAAATTATATGAAACTTTAACTGGCATTCAAAATGGAACTCTTGAAGATCCGTTTGGATGGAGTGTTGAAGTATAA
- the thiM gene encoding hydroxyethylthiazole kinase: MNKDSIKQLFSKIKERKPLIHHITNNVTINDCANATLAIGGSPVMATSIEEVADMASLSNALVINFGTINDLTYSAMIRAGQAANEKGIPVVFDPVGVGATPFRTEKAVDFLNKVDVSIIRGNATEVFALIGGKAVTRGVDAGDITISKEDLAIKAARRLNAITVISGEIDVISDGEKTVKIANGDVWLTRITGTGCMTASLIGCFAGITDDLFSAAIAGMSAMSLAGERARNRLQDCAGIGTYRMKLMDEISLMDEQLWEEGVRLA; the protein is encoded by the coding sequence ATGAACAAAGACTCGATTAAACAGTTATTTTCGAAAATAAAGGAACGCAAGCCGCTTATCCATCATATTACCAATAACGTCACGATAAATGATTGTGCAAACGCAACACTTGCGATTGGCGGTTCTCCCGTCATGGCGACAAGTATTGAAGAGGTTGCGGATATGGCGAGTCTTTCAAATGCACTAGTGATAAATTTTGGCACGATAAATGATCTAACTTATAGTGCAATGATTCGAGCTGGCCAAGCAGCAAATGAAAAAGGAATTCCAGTTGTTTTTGATCCAGTCGGTGTTGGAGCTACTCCATTTAGAACGGAAAAGGCAGTTGATTTTCTCAATAAAGTGGATGTTTCCATCATAAGAGGAAACGCAACGGAGGTTTTTGCCTTAATTGGTGGTAAGGCCGTAACAAGAGGGGTTGACGCTGGAGACATTACAATATCGAAGGAAGACCTGGCGATTAAAGCAGCTAGACGGCTAAATGCAATTACAGTTATTAGCGGGGAGATAGACGTCATCTCAGATGGGGAAAAGACTGTCAAAATCGCAAATGGTGATGTTTGGCTAACCCGTATTACAGGAACAGGCTGTATGACTGCTTCTTTAATCGGCTGCTTTGCCGGAATTACAGATGACCTATTTTCAGCAGCGATCGCTGGAATGTCAGCAATGAGTTTAGCAGGTGAAAGAGCAAGAAATAGACTGCAAGATTGCGCTGGCATCGGAACTTACCGTATGAAGCTCATGGATGAAATATCATTAATGGATGAACAATTATGGGAAGAAGGTGTTCGATTAGCATGA
- a CDS encoding ABC transporter ATP-binding protein, translating into MRIVVEDVSKKFTDSKKREVTALENINFAIENQEFVVLVGPSGCGKSTLLNIVGGLMSPSEGQVYFEGTQGREPNLGIVFQEIALFPWRTVFENVVYGLEEKGVSKKEREEKGKYYIDMVGLTGFEGAYPKQLSGGMKQRAGIARALSVEPDLLLMDEPFSALDAQTRTIMQEELLTIWNRTRLSTLYVTHNIQEAVYLADRVIVLSRHPGKIKSIIHIDLPKMGRDEEKYRSQFEQYSTDIWNLIRHDAKEALKEA; encoded by the coding sequence ATGAGAATAGTTGTAGAAGACGTCAGTAAGAAATTTACTGATTCCAAAAAAAGGGAAGTAACAGCTCTTGAAAATATTAATTTTGCTATCGAAAATCAAGAGTTTGTCGTTCTTGTCGGTCCGAGCGGCTGCGGAAAATCTACCTTGCTAAATATTGTGGGCGGCTTAATGTCGCCAAGTGAAGGACAGGTATATTTTGAAGGCACCCAAGGAAGGGAGCCCAATTTAGGGATCGTCTTTCAAGAAATTGCTTTATTTCCTTGGCGGACCGTTTTTGAAAATGTCGTTTATGGACTTGAAGAAAAGGGAGTCAGTAAAAAAGAAAGAGAAGAAAAAGGAAAATACTATATTGATATGGTGGGATTAACTGGTTTTGAAGGTGCTTATCCTAAGCAGCTTTCAGGCGGAATGAAACAGCGTGCGGGAATTGCCCGTGCCCTTTCTGTCGAACCGGACCTCCTTCTTATGGATGAACCCTTTTCTGCATTAGATGCACAAACACGAACGATTATGCAAGAAGAGCTCTTAACGATTTGGAATCGTACGCGATTAAGTACACTTTATGTTACACATAACATTCAGGAGGCTGTCTATTTAGCTGACCGAGTTATCGTATTATCCCGCCATCCAGGCAAAATCAAAAGCATTATTCATATTGATTTACCGAAGATGGGCAGGGATGAAGAAAAATATCGGAGTCAATTTGAACAATACTCCACTGATATTTGGAATTTAATACGCCATGATGCTAAAGAAGCATTGAAGGAGGCGTAG
- a CDS encoding RidA family protein: MLIEERLQELGLILPEAIPPIYSYVPVVIHNHVAYISGQVPRVNGNLPYRGKVGEGVTLEQARELAEICVLKGLSCLKEVIGSLDKVEQVLKVTGYVQSAPGFSQQPNALDAASELLVKIFDEKGRHARTAIGVAELPSNTPVEIDFIFAINE, from the coding sequence GTGTTGATTGAAGAACGTTTGCAAGAGCTCGGTTTAATATTACCTGAAGCAATACCTCCGATTTACAGCTATGTACCTGTTGTGATCCACAATCATGTTGCTTATATTAGCGGCCAAGTGCCTAGAGTGAACGGGAATCTCCCATATAGAGGTAAGGTTGGTGAAGGAGTAACGCTTGAACAAGCTCGTGAATTAGCAGAAATTTGTGTGCTAAAGGGCCTTAGCTGCTTGAAGGAAGTCATTGGGAGTCTTGATAAGGTAGAGCAGGTTTTAAAGGTGACTGGCTATGTCCAATCCGCCCCTGGATTTTCCCAGCAGCCAAATGCTTTAGATGCCGCTTCTGAACTACTAGTTAAAATTTTCGATGAAAAAGGTCGCCATGCAAGAACAGCCATTGGGGTAGCTGAACTGCCAAGCAATACTCCTGTTGAGATTGACTTTATATTTGCTATAAATGAATAG
- a CDS encoding ABC transporter permease, whose protein sequence is MKRFNLWIQSYSLFLIFSAAILTLLEWLVRADAVPAFIIPAPTSVVISIFENWQPLLLEHMPATMLEFLIGFLLAAAGGITLAVGMFFYKTLEKMLYPAVLISQMIPIIALSPIFVLWFGYTIWSKVAVTILISFFPIIVGTYDGLKSSDQEYSELLRSMGANRWQIFLKLNIPMALPSFFSGLKLAIVYALVGATIGEWLGASEGLGYYSRRMSGNLNAEGVFAAITILTLLGILLFSIIKAVEKYILKWKNAE, encoded by the coding sequence ATGAAAAGATTTAACCTATGGATTCAGTCTTATAGTCTGTTTCTCATTTTTTCTGCTGCTATCCTGACTTTATTAGAATGGCTCGTACGTGCTGATGCAGTTCCTGCCTTTATCATCCCGGCACCAACGAGTGTCGTCATTTCTATTTTTGAAAATTGGCAGCCACTTCTGCTTGAACATATGCCAGCTACGATGCTTGAATTTCTAATTGGATTTCTCCTTGCCGCTGCAGGAGGAATTACATTAGCAGTTGGAATGTTTTTTTACAAAACGCTGGAAAAAATGCTTTATCCAGCTGTGTTAATATCTCAAATGATACCGATTATTGCCCTGTCGCCTATCTTCGTCCTCTGGTTCGGCTATACGATATGGAGTAAAGTAGCGGTTACGATTCTCATCTCTTTTTTTCCTATTATTGTTGGTACTTATGATGGCCTTAAATCAAGTGATCAGGAATATAGCGAATTATTGCGCTCCATGGGTGCAAACCGCTGGCAGATCTTCTTAAAGCTAAACATTCCAATGGCATTGCCATCTTTTTTCTCAGGGCTGAAGCTTGCAATCGTGTATGCCCTCGTAGGAGCCACAATTGGAGAATGGCTCGGGGCAAGTGAGGGCCTTGGCTACTATAGCCGCAGGATGTCCGGGAATTTAAATGCAGAAGGAGTTTTCGCTGCCATTACGATCTTAACCTTACTTGGCATCCTTTTGTTCTCCATAATTAAAGCAGTGGAAAAATATATACTGAAGTGGAAAAACGCAGAATAA
- the thiD gene encoding bifunctional hydroxymethylpyrimidine kinase/phosphomethylpyrimidine kinase → MKTALTIAGSDSGGGAGIQADLKAFAAQGVFGMSVITAVTAQNTQEVRSVQNIDLSIIQDQIEAVFDDIRVDAVKIGMLSTPDTVEVVASSLEKYKPNYLVLDPVMVSKGGHHLLQEEAITALKERLIPLSTVVTPNIPEAEVLLGRKILREDDLLDACLAIKAIGAASVLLKGGHLSGEPNDLFYDGDRFYWIKGKRIHTKNTHGTGCTLSSAIAANLAKGESLLEAIHISKKYITTAIMHSLNLGHGHGPTNHFYELYEKASMLINHNS, encoded by the coding sequence ATGAAAACAGCACTTACAATCGCGGGCTCTGATTCAGGAGGCGGTGCAGGAATTCAAGCAGATTTGAAGGCCTTTGCAGCTCAAGGAGTATTTGGAATGTCAGTCATAACAGCTGTTACTGCGCAAAACACACAGGAAGTACGCTCGGTGCAAAATATTGATTTATCCATTATCCAAGATCAAATAGAAGCAGTATTCGATGACATTCGTGTGGATGCTGTAAAAATCGGGATGCTTTCTACACCTGATACAGTTGAGGTAGTTGCCAGCTCTTTAGAAAAATATAAGCCAAATTATCTAGTGTTAGACCCAGTTATGGTTTCGAAGGGCGGACATCACCTATTACAGGAAGAAGCCATTACTGCTCTAAAGGAAAGATTGATTCCTCTATCAACCGTTGTAACGCCAAATATACCAGAAGCAGAGGTATTATTAGGCCGTAAAATTCTCAGGGAAGATGATCTGTTGGATGCTTGCCTTGCTATCAAAGCGATAGGTGCAGCTTCAGTTCTATTAAAAGGCGGACATCTTAGCGGTGAGCCAAATGATTTATTTTATGATGGAGATAGATTTTATTGGATAAAGGGAAAAAGAATTCATACAAAAAATACGCATGGAACAGGCTGTACCCTTTCATCTGCTATCGCAGCCAATTTAGCGAAGGGTGAGTCCCTATTAGAAGCTATTCATATTTCCAAAAAATATATCACGACTGCTATTATGCACAGTCTTAATCTAGGACATGGGCACGGACCTACTAACCATTTTTACGAGCTCTATGAAAAAGCAAGTATGCTAATCAATCATAACTCCTAA
- a CDS encoding ABC transporter ATP-binding protein, producing the protein MTLELKNVSYAFKDRKPENKILSNLSFTVSNGEFVSLIGRSGTGKTTILKLITGLLKQDSGEVLLNGKAITLGDVGYMPQRDLLLPWRTIIENIMISAEIQKRNGLTKDRAREWLHRIGLLEYENSFPKQLSGGMRQRVSFLRALLTGKELLLLDEPFGALDALTKKEMQAWLLSFWQELNKTVLFITHDLEEACFLSDRILLLHANKEVEEINVNLKRPRNLAMLHEKELITLRQSLEKKIAYEKI; encoded by the coding sequence ATGACACTAGAATTAAAAAATGTATCATATGCCTTTAAAGATAGAAAACCAGAAAACAAAATATTATCCAATCTAAGCTTTACAGTAAGTAATGGCGAGTTTGTCTCTTTGATTGGAAGAAGCGGAACAGGTAAAACGACTATCTTAAAATTAATTACTGGTCTTCTAAAACAGGATAGCGGAGAAGTTCTTTTGAACGGAAAAGCAATCACGCTTGGGGATGTTGGCTATATGCCCCAGCGTGACTTGCTCCTCCCTTGGCGAACAATAATAGAAAATATTATGATTTCAGCCGAAATTCAGAAGAGAAATGGGCTTACAAAGGACAGAGCAAGAGAGTGGCTTCATCGAATAGGTTTACTAGAATACGAGAATTCATTTCCAAAACAACTATCAGGAGGGATGAGACAAAGAGTTTCTTTTCTTCGCGCGTTGCTAACAGGCAAGGAATTGTTATTGCTTGATGAACCATTTGGCGCACTCGATGCATTAACGAAAAAAGAAATGCAGGCATGGCTGCTTTCATTTTGGCAGGAATTAAACAAAACCGTATTGTTTATCACCCATGATTTGGAGGAAGCATGCTTTCTTAGTGACCGAATTCTATTGTTGCACGCGAATAAAGAGGTTGAGGAAATAAACGTCAATCTAAAACGACCACGCAACCTTGCTATGCTCCATGAAAAAGAATTGATTACTTTAAGACAGAGCTTGGAGAAGAAGATCGCCTATGAAAAGATTTAA
- a CDS encoding ABC transporter permease, whose protein sequence is MSEHKQIIKNRVGFLERKIPTYASVLGISGLLLIWELVCRMNIVPPLFLPAPTAIVIAGWELISSGELLKHLLASLYRIGWGYLLGAALGIIIGLILGFSKWADAIFTPIVYSIYPIPKIALLPLIILWFGIGELPKVAIIALGVFFPVLINTFSGVKSVDSILIKAAVTFGSNHFNVIRKVILPGALPTIFAGLKLAAGTALLLLVSAEMIAAQYGIGAMVLHYGNLMITNKLMVGVLLLSFLGLLFNRVLQWLERKLIPWK, encoded by the coding sequence ATGAGTGAACATAAACAAATCATCAAAAACCGGGTTGGGTTTCTGGAACGGAAAATTCCAACGTATGCATCTGTGTTAGGTATTTCAGGACTCTTGCTCATTTGGGAGCTCGTTTGCCGAATGAACATCGTCCCTCCGCTTTTCTTACCGGCACCAACAGCCATTGTCATAGCGGGCTGGGAATTAATTAGCAGCGGGGAGCTCCTAAAACATCTTTTAGCAAGTTTATACCGAATTGGCTGGGGATACCTGCTTGGTGCAGCCCTAGGCATCATCATAGGTCTCATTCTTGGCTTTTCAAAATGGGCTGATGCGATATTTACCCCAATCGTATATTCGATTTATCCCATTCCAAAAATCGCCTTACTTCCGCTTATTATCTTATGGTTTGGAATAGGGGAATTGCCAAAGGTCGCAATAATTGCATTAGGAGTATTTTTCCCAGTGCTAATTAACACATTTTCCGGAGTAAAAAGTGTTGACTCTATTTTAATAAAAGCGGCGGTCACCTTTGGATCAAATCATTTTAATGTGATTCGAAAGGTCATATTGCCTGGTGCGCTACCAACCATTTTTGCGGGTCTTAAATTAGCAGCCGGTACAGCTTTATTGCTTTTAGTATCTGCTGAAATGATCGCTGCCCAATATGGGATTGGCGCAATGGTGCTGCATTACGGTAATCTCATGATCACGAATAAATTAATGGTGGGGGTTTTATTACTTTCTTTCTTAGGACTGCTCTTTAATCGGGTACTCCAGTGGCTAGAACGAAAACTTATCCCATGGAAATAA